A part of Neovison vison isolate M4711 chromosome 6, ASM_NN_V1, whole genome shotgun sequence genomic DNA contains:
- the LOC122910198 gene encoding IQ domain-containing protein F5-like, protein MYGLCQGGPQKKITREEEAAMFIQAWWRGTLVRRTLLHAALRACIIQRWWKQMLVKLLEKKRKLALDFYVRQEWAVVKLQSWVRMWRVRLRYCRLLHAVRIIQLYWRWHNCRSRGFIQGHYIFKESQLNLQLEISLGAQACRVQQCIPLPIKE, encoded by the exons ATGTATGGATTGTGCCAAGGAG GCCCCCAAAAAAAGATCACCAGGGAAGAGGAAGCGGCCATGTTCATCCAGGCGTGGTGGCGGGGCACCCTGGTACGCCGTACGCTGCTGCACGCGGCACTCAGAGCATGTATCATTCAGCGCTGGTGGAAGCAGATGCTGGTGAAGCTTctggagaagaagaggaaactggCCCTAGATTTCTATGTACGCCAAGAATGGGCAGTGGTCAAGCTGCAATCCTGGGTCCGCATGTGGCGCGTACGCCTTCGTTACTGCCGTTTGCTCCACGCTGTCCGCATCATCCAACTCTATTGGCGCTGGCATAATTGCCGTTCCCGTGGCTTTATTCAGGGCCATTACATCTTCAAAGAAAGCCAACTGAATCTTCAACTTGAAATCTCTTTAGGCGCACAGGCTTGTAGAGTGCAACAGTGCATACCCCTTCCAATAAAGGAATGA
- the IQCF2 gene encoding IQ domain-containing protein F2, producing MGIQFCTHGNLVLIVVEDADEVIELKRKKRQNLEKSLKKKTKAATEIQAWWRGTLVRRTLLHAALRAWIIQRWWRQTLVNLLQKKRREALVTYANTVRAVVKIQSLVRMWRIHWRYCQVLNAIRVIQCHWECQNCYTCALLRGHCVVTATHLQFHIEIINP from the exons ATGGGGATCCAATTTTGT ACTCATGGCAATTTAGTTCTAATTGTAGTTGAAGATGCTGATGAAGTAATTGaattgaagaggaagaagaggcagaacCTCGAG aaaagtttaaaaaaaaaaacaaaagcagccacagagatTCAGGCCTGGTGGCGTGGCACCCTGGTACGCCGGACATTGCTGCATGCAGCCCTCAGGGCCTGGATCATTCAGCGCTGGTGGAGGCAGACCTTGGTGAACCTGCTGCAGAAGAAACGAAGGGAAGCCCTGGTTACCTACGCAAATACAGTGAGAGCGGTGGTCAAGATCCAGTCTTTGGTCCGTATGTGGCGTATCCACTGGCGATACTGTCAGGTGCTCAATGCCATCCGTGTCATCCAATGCCACTGGGAATGCCAAAACTGTTATACCTGTGCTCTCCTCCGGGGTCACTGTGTAGTCACAGCCACTCACCTACAGTTCCACATTGAGATCATCAACCCCTAA